One genomic window of Oncorhynchus kisutch isolate 150728-3 linkage group LG26, Okis_V2, whole genome shotgun sequence includes the following:
- the LOC109870692 gene encoding SPRY domain-containing protein 7, producing MFTCCLGCCGDGGTGHLPLKEMPTVQLDTHHMGTDVVIVKSGRRICGTGCCLANAPLHQNKSYFELKIQSTGIWGIGVATQKVNLNQVPMGRDINSLVLRHDGSVYHNNEEKNRLPANSLPQEGDIMGITYDHVEMNLYLNGKNMHCPASGIRGTVFPVVYVDDSAILDCQFSDFYHAAPQGFEKILFEQQIF from the exons ATGTTTACGTGTTGTCTGGGATGCTGCGGAGATGGGGGAACGGGGCATCTTCCTCTCAAAGAAATGCCCACCGTCCAGTTAGACACGCATCATATGG GCACCGATGTAGTCATAGTGAAGAGTGGCCGGAGAATATGTGGCACCGGTTGTTGCCTTGCCAACGCTCCCCTGCACCAAAACAAGAGTTACTTTGAGCTCAAGATCCAGTCCACAG GTATATGGGGGATAGGTGTGGCCACTCAGAAGGTGAACCTGAACCAGGTCCCCATGGGGCGGGACATCAACAGCCTTGTCTTGAGGCATGATGGCTCGGTGTACCACAACAACGAGGAGAAAAACCGCCTGCCTGCCAACAGTCTTCCACAGGAGGGGGACATCATG GGCATCACATATGACCACGTGGAGATGAATCTCTATCTGAATGGGAAGAATATGCACTGTCCAGCTTCAGGAATCAGAGGCACCGTCTTCCCGGTGGTttatg TGGATGACAGCGCCATCTTAGACTGCCAGTTCAGTGACTTCTACCATGCGGCACCGCAAGGCTTCGAGAAAATTCTGTTTGAGCAGCAGATCTTCTGA
- the LOC109870691 gene encoding uncharacterized protein LOC109870691 has protein sequence MDQEGHLYNHFLDLVSVSDVCPVIQTGQLSGVAKQDAFLWTVPVACAAHCIALACKDASAEVPYMDTIKEHLQQLHSYFAKSSNKTEVLKAASATLGLQYLKVKEVKDVCWLSQHLAVANLQRNLSAVMAEVNRCPTATLICGSTLPAGGRAATPDAAFKSILKGGCKLLGHKRAGPCDNGITPRHKTFWCSQGSFLSQVHQDLDDPMGLGKLNIEERERPVGEDQDQGAILGSVQRGGHESISCWPQGQPRLEVPAPGDSGGLQCVGTSGCVL, from the exons ATGGATCAAGAGGGACACCTTTACAACCATTTCCTCGACCTGGTCTCAGTCTCTGATG TATGTCCTGTGATACAAACAGGACAACTTAGTGGTGTGGCAAAACAGGATGCCTTCCTGTGGACGGTGCCTGTGGCTTGTGCTGCCCACTGCATTGCTCTGGCCTGTAAAGATGCATCAGCTGAGGTCCCCTATATGGACACTATCAAGGAGCACCTGCAGCAGCTCCATAGTTACTTTGCCAAAAGCAGTAACAAGACAGAAGTCTTGAAAGCTGCTTCAGCGACCTTGGGACTTCAGTACTTAAAAGTGAAG GAAGTGAAAGATGTTTGCTGGCTGTCCCAGCACCTGGCCGTGGCTAATCTTCAGCGAAACCTCAGCGCAGTAATGGCTGAGGTGAACCGGTGCCCAACTGCTACGCTG ATTTGTGGCAGCACTTTACCTGCAGGGGGACGTGCTGCCACGCCTGACGCGGCTTTCAAAAGTATTCTGAAAGGAGGATGTAAACTTCTTGGCCATAAAAGAGCAG GTCCCTGTGACAATGGCATCACTCCTCGCCATAAAACATTCTGGTGCTCCCAGGGGTCATTTCTGAGCCAAGTCCACCAGGACCTCGATGACCCAATGGGTCTGGGCAAACTCAACatcgaggagagggagaggcccgTTGGAGAAGACCAAGACCAGGGAGCAATTCTGGGCTCGGTTCAGAGAGGAG GTCATGAATCCATATCTTGTTGGCCTCAAGGACAGCCTAGACTGGAGGTTCCAGCACCTGGAGATTCTGGGGGCCTTCAGTGTGTTGGGACCTCAGGCTGTGTTCTCTAG
- the LOC109870690 gene encoding tripartite motif-containing 13 isoform X2 has protein sequence MLLMAWKQGKKIKNTMELLEEDLTCPICCCLFEDPRVLLCSHSFCKKCLEGILEGNNRGPVWRPPFKCPSCRKETPQNGINTLQINYSLRGIVEKYNKIRLLPRMVLCKHHSGQPLNIFCATDFKLICGFCITTGDHKGHKFCALEDAYEQEKAAFEELFQGVENWRSADTITCLETLEASKKNALQLVSRDAEKVTDYFIKLISTLDHKKNEILSDFETLKLVVMQAYDPEINKLSAALEEQRRALSIAESFRNVTDPLCFLQQMQEFREKLRVVRETTLPSRIDMDVGHMVRNFDVKNWDSVKLKDLDKLSVPQESSAYCSTTQRASGRTLGRVIMIVVCLLLYALVLPQLDSLTVVSAQVSSLCHSCLPVLSGWLEIATGAWQCWREVVDAWWVRG, from the exons ATGCTCCTGATGGCATGGAAACAAGGGAAGAAAATCAAG AACACCATGGAGCTTCTCGAGGAGGATCTCACCTGCCCAATTTGCTGCTGTCTCTTTGAGGACCCGCGAGTTCTGCTGTGCTCACACAGCTTCTGCAAGAAGTGCTTGGAGGGGATTCTGGAGGGGAACAACCGAGGACCTGTTTGGAGACCCCCATTCAAATGTCCCAGTTGCCGCAAGGAGACCCCTCAAAACGGCATAAACACCCTCCAGATCAACTACTCCTTACGCGGAATTGTAGAGAAATACAACAAAATCAGACTTTTACCCAGGATGGTGCTGTGCAAACACCACAGTGGTCAACCGCTTAATATATTTTGTGCCACAGACTTTAAACTTATTTGTGGATTTTGCATAACAACTGGCGACCATAAAGGACATAAATTCTGTGCCCTGGAAGACGCATATGAGCAGGAGAAAGCTGCGTTTGAGGAGCTGTTCCAGGGAGTGGAGAACTGGCGCAGCGCAGATACCATAACCTGCCTGGAGACACTGGAAGCCAGTAAGAAGAATGCACTGCAGTTAGTTTCCAGGGATGCAGAGAAAGTAACGGACTATTTCATCAAACTGATCAGCACCCTGGACCACAAAAAGAACGAGATCCTCTCTGATTTCGAGACGCTGAAGTTGGTGGTGATGCAAGCCTACGATCCCGAGATTAACAAACTAAGCGCTGCGTTGGAGGAGCAGAGACGCGCGCTCAGCATCGCTGAGTCCTTCAGGAATGTGACTGACCCCCTCTGCTTCCTCCAGCAGATGCAGGAGTTCAGGGAGAAGTTGCGCGTTGTCCGGGAAACGACGCTACCCTCCCGGATAGACATGGATGTCGGTCACATGGTCCGGAACTTCGACGTCAAAAATTGGGACTCGGTGAAGCTCAAAGATTTGGACAAGCTCTCGGTCCCCCAAGAGAGTAGCGCGTATTGCTCAACGACCCAGCGTGCCAGCGGCAGAACGCTGGGGAGAGTCATCATGATTGTTGTGTGCCTGTTACTATACGCCCTGGTGCTTCCGCAGCTGGACAGCCTGACCGTGGTGTCAGCCCAAGTCTCCTCGCTCTGCCATAGTTGCCTGCCCGTGCTATCTGGCTGGCTGGAGATTGCTACCGGTGCGTGGCAGTGCTGGAGAGAGGTAGTGGATGCCTGGTGGGTGCGTGGCTGA
- the LOC109870690 gene encoding tripartite motif-containing 13 isoform X1 has protein sequence MVNFSPGKGEVCTATRSMLDCASQQLNTMELLEEDLTCPICCCLFEDPRVLLCSHSFCKKCLEGILEGNNRGPVWRPPFKCPSCRKETPQNGINTLQINYSLRGIVEKYNKIRLLPRMVLCKHHSGQPLNIFCATDFKLICGFCITTGDHKGHKFCALEDAYEQEKAAFEELFQGVENWRSADTITCLETLEASKKNALQLVSRDAEKVTDYFIKLISTLDHKKNEILSDFETLKLVVMQAYDPEINKLSAALEEQRRALSIAESFRNVTDPLCFLQQMQEFREKLRVVRETTLPSRIDMDVGHMVRNFDVKNWDSVKLKDLDKLSVPQESSAYCSTTQRASGRTLGRVIMIVVCLLLYALVLPQLDSLTVVSAQVSSLCHSCLPVLSGWLEIATGAWQCWREVVDAWWVRG, from the exons ATGGTTAATTTTTCTCCCGGAAAGGGCGAAGTCTGCACAGCAACAAGAAGTATGTTGGACTGTGCGTCTCAGCAGCTG AACACCATGGAGCTTCTCGAGGAGGATCTCACCTGCCCAATTTGCTGCTGTCTCTTTGAGGACCCGCGAGTTCTGCTGTGCTCACACAGCTTCTGCAAGAAGTGCTTGGAGGGGATTCTGGAGGGGAACAACCGAGGACCTGTTTGGAGACCCCCATTCAAATGTCCCAGTTGCCGCAAGGAGACCCCTCAAAACGGCATAAACACCCTCCAGATCAACTACTCCTTACGCGGAATTGTAGAGAAATACAACAAAATCAGACTTTTACCCAGGATGGTGCTGTGCAAACACCACAGTGGTCAACCGCTTAATATATTTTGTGCCACAGACTTTAAACTTATTTGTGGATTTTGCATAACAACTGGCGACCATAAAGGACATAAATTCTGTGCCCTGGAAGACGCATATGAGCAGGAGAAAGCTGCGTTTGAGGAGCTGTTCCAGGGAGTGGAGAACTGGCGCAGCGCAGATACCATAACCTGCCTGGAGACACTGGAAGCCAGTAAGAAGAATGCACTGCAGTTAGTTTCCAGGGATGCAGAGAAAGTAACGGACTATTTCATCAAACTGATCAGCACCCTGGACCACAAAAAGAACGAGATCCTCTCTGATTTCGAGACGCTGAAGTTGGTGGTGATGCAAGCCTACGATCCCGAGATTAACAAACTAAGCGCTGCGTTGGAGGAGCAGAGACGCGCGCTCAGCATCGCTGAGTCCTTCAGGAATGTGACTGACCCCCTCTGCTTCCTCCAGCAGATGCAGGAGTTCAGGGAGAAGTTGCGCGTTGTCCGGGAAACGACGCTACCCTCCCGGATAGACATGGATGTCGGTCACATGGTCCGGAACTTCGACGTCAAAAATTGGGACTCGGTGAAGCTCAAAGATTTGGACAAGCTCTCGGTCCCCCAAGAGAGTAGCGCGTATTGCTCAACGACCCAGCGTGCCAGCGGCAGAACGCTGGGGAGAGTCATCATGATTGTTGTGTGCCTGTTACTATACGCCCTGGTGCTTCCGCAGCTGGACAGCCTGACCGTGGTGTCAGCCCAAGTCTCCTCGCTCTGCCATAGTTGCCTGCCCGTGCTATCTGGCTGGCTGGAGATTGCTACCGGTGCGTGGCAGTGCTGGAGAGAGGTAGTGGATGCCTGGTGGGTGCGTGGCTGA
- the LOC109870690 gene encoding tripartite motif-containing 13 isoform X3: MELLEEDLTCPICCCLFEDPRVLLCSHSFCKKCLEGILEGNNRGPVWRPPFKCPSCRKETPQNGINTLQINYSLRGIVEKYNKIRLLPRMVLCKHHSGQPLNIFCATDFKLICGFCITTGDHKGHKFCALEDAYEQEKAAFEELFQGVENWRSADTITCLETLEASKKNALQLVSRDAEKVTDYFIKLISTLDHKKNEILSDFETLKLVVMQAYDPEINKLSAALEEQRRALSIAESFRNVTDPLCFLQQMQEFREKLRVVRETTLPSRIDMDVGHMVRNFDVKNWDSVKLKDLDKLSVPQESSAYCSTTQRASGRTLGRVIMIVVCLLLYALVLPQLDSLTVVSAQVSSLCHSCLPVLSGWLEIATGAWQCWREVVDAWWVRG, encoded by the coding sequence ATGGAGCTTCTCGAGGAGGATCTCACCTGCCCAATTTGCTGCTGTCTCTTTGAGGACCCGCGAGTTCTGCTGTGCTCACACAGCTTCTGCAAGAAGTGCTTGGAGGGGATTCTGGAGGGGAACAACCGAGGACCTGTTTGGAGACCCCCATTCAAATGTCCCAGTTGCCGCAAGGAGACCCCTCAAAACGGCATAAACACCCTCCAGATCAACTACTCCTTACGCGGAATTGTAGAGAAATACAACAAAATCAGACTTTTACCCAGGATGGTGCTGTGCAAACACCACAGTGGTCAACCGCTTAATATATTTTGTGCCACAGACTTTAAACTTATTTGTGGATTTTGCATAACAACTGGCGACCATAAAGGACATAAATTCTGTGCCCTGGAAGACGCATATGAGCAGGAGAAAGCTGCGTTTGAGGAGCTGTTCCAGGGAGTGGAGAACTGGCGCAGCGCAGATACCATAACCTGCCTGGAGACACTGGAAGCCAGTAAGAAGAATGCACTGCAGTTAGTTTCCAGGGATGCAGAGAAAGTAACGGACTATTTCATCAAACTGATCAGCACCCTGGACCACAAAAAGAACGAGATCCTCTCTGATTTCGAGACGCTGAAGTTGGTGGTGATGCAAGCCTACGATCCCGAGATTAACAAACTAAGCGCTGCGTTGGAGGAGCAGAGACGCGCGCTCAGCATCGCTGAGTCCTTCAGGAATGTGACTGACCCCCTCTGCTTCCTCCAGCAGATGCAGGAGTTCAGGGAGAAGTTGCGCGTTGTCCGGGAAACGACGCTACCCTCCCGGATAGACATGGATGTCGGTCACATGGTCCGGAACTTCGACGTCAAAAATTGGGACTCGGTGAAGCTCAAAGATTTGGACAAGCTCTCGGTCCCCCAAGAGAGTAGCGCGTATTGCTCAACGACCCAGCGTGCCAGCGGCAGAACGCTGGGGAGAGTCATCATGATTGTTGTGTGCCTGTTACTATACGCCCTGGTGCTTCCGCAGCTGGACAGCCTGACCGTGGTGTCAGCCCAAGTCTCCTCGCTCTGCCATAGTTGCCTGCCCGTGCTATCTGGCTGGCTGGAGATTGCTACCGGTGCGTGGCAGTGCTGGAGAGAGGTAGTGGATGCCTGGTGGGTGCGTGGCTGA